The genomic region AATCAATGATATTTCCGCATAACGCACCATTCCAAATCGCGCGATCGTCATAAGCCGCACATTTCCACCATCACGATCGTTTCTGACACGATCGTTGCACCCTCCACGGAACCCCGTATTCGATTTTTTGGCAACACCATCATTCATCAATGGGGTTTGTCGGTGGTGCGTTGCGGCCAGGTTAATATTTTCGTGAAAACCCATAATTTATCGATGCCGCAACACACCCTACCGGGATTTTGGGAAACACCGCCTCCACATTTCCACCGCTACGGTCATTTATAACATGATCATCGCATCATCCAAATTTCACAAAAACCCAGAAATGATCCGTTTTTTTGGGTCGGTTTTGTCTGTGTAAAACCAATATTTATTAATGGGATTTGTCGGTGGGGGCGGTGCGTTACGGCGATTTCAATATTTGGGTGAAAATTATGATTTATTCCCGCCGTAACACACCCTACCGGGATAATTTTGAATTTTGAATTGAAATCTGGTGCCCTGCGGCGATGTCAATATTTGGGTGAAAATTATGATTTATTCCCGCCGTAACACACCCTACCGGGATTGGTAATTGAAATTACCAGTTCTAATCGGGGGGATAAATGCCTTGTCGAATAAACCGATGAATGCTCGACTACGGCCAATCTGTCGGCGATTTGCATAACCCATGTTTCACCGGGTTAATATGAATATAATCGCAATAGGCGGCAAATTCTTGTTCGTCCCGTACCCGATGTTCCCAAAACCGCCGTTGCCATAAATTTCGTTCCCGACGGGCTTTTCGCGATGCGCTTATTGTTGTCTCTAAATTCAAGCGATCGCGTCACGTGGCTTTTCACCAAACGCATTCGGGTTCTGCGGCGACAACAAACCTTCGTGCGCCACTAGAAAATGGAAATCGCCGTAACGCACCGCCCCCCTAAATTGGTGGAAATAGTATCTAAGTTATAGAAATTATAGATTGCGAGGATCTCTTTTCAAGTTTATAGTCTCTATCTCATGAATTAACCTGTAATGCCCGTAGAAAAGGGAATACACCTACTTATCTCGGATCTTATTCACTGGAGAATCTGGCTTAAAGTCTATCTCTTTATTATCTCTACTTAAAATTTATCTACTTTTTTGTGGAGTAACAAAAAAGTAGATAAATAGCTAAATGTATAAATACTAATGCTAATCAAGTCAAGACTTTGGCTGTGATACTTCATTTCCTCGCTTCCTCTTGGGGAATATCTTTGACAAGAAAGCCTTACTTTGTTTTAATTTCTTGACAATTCTGCACTGTCCAATCGATCGAAAAAAGTTTGTTTTTTATTGAAAAGCGTGTAATATAAGCCTCAATAGTAATCAAACTCAGCCAAGGGGAGTCCGAACAAGATAATCCATATATATCCGATCGCAGCAAACTAAATCTGTCGCCAGAGTCCATCTAACAATCCCCCCACGGTAGATAGGGCATCAGGCGCGGTTTAGCGTCGGTCGGAATAGTTGCTTTAGCCTGTTGAGATTAAGCCCAGTTATTGGACTCAAAGACTTTAAACATGTTGAAAATGAGTGGTCCGACCGATAAACGATCTCATGGGATTTGCGATCGTTCGAGCAAGACTGTCAAAGAATTAGTCATTGTTGACGCCCAGGTTGAGCAATGGGAAATACTTGCATCTGGAGTGCGTCCCGAGTGCGAAGTAGTGGTACTGCATCCCCATGAAGATGGGATCCAACAGATTGCAGCTCTGCTAACAGCCGATCGCCCAGATGGGATTCAGAGTGGATCCCTCAGTACCATCCACATTATTTCCCACGGGTCTGCCGACACCCTCTATCTGGGTAACAGCATCCTCAACCGCGAAACCCTGGAAACGCTCTACAGCCAAGCAATCCAACAATGGCGCCAAGTCCTCAGCGACAACGCCCACATCCTCATCTATGGCTGTAACGTAGCGGCGATCGACGCCGATGCCTCCTCCCAGACTTCCCTGCTATCCCTGCTGCGGGAACTCACAGGGGCGAATATTGCCGCCTCCAGCACTGCGATCGGCAACGCCGCACAAGGCGGAAACTGGAACCTCGACTACAGCACAGACCCCAAGCAACCCGCCTTAGCATTTTTACCGGAAGTGATGGCGAATTACCCGGCAGTCCTGGGTAAAGGCCCCGGGGGCGTCGGGACCACTGACGGCACCTCTACCTTAGAATTGTGGCTCAAAGGAGATGCTGGCGTCACCCAAACGGCCAATGCCGTCAGCGCCTGGGGAGACCAGTCGGGCAATGGCGTTTCTCTAGATCAACCCACTGCCGCCAGCCAGCCCACCTATAATGCGACGGGCTTAAACAATCAACCCACCCTTACCTTTGACGGCACTGACGACTATTTAGAAACGGCATTTAATGCCAACCTCAACTCTCCCCAGTTTGACCTGTTTGTGGTTACCAAAGCCACTGGAGGAGCGGGCACCTTTCGTTCTGTGATTACCAGTCGAGAGGTTACACCGGAGGCACGAGGATATAGCCTCTATGCCGCCGACGTGAATACTTGGCAACATTGGACCGGCGATGGTGCAGCCGCATGGGTGAAAGGAGGAAGTTCTCCAGTTACAGCAGACAGTTGGGAGGTGATTGCTGGCAACTATGATGGCACTACGCAGCGCACGTTTACAAATGGTGCCGAAGTAGATAGCATCGCCACAACTTATCCCCCAAATACGAGCAACCCCACAAGAATCGGTGCTGGCTTCAGGGCAGGAGATCCTTCTCTAGATTTTTATCTTCCTGGAGAGATCGCCGAAGTTCTGATTTATAGCAATGCCTTAAATACTGCCGAACGCACCATTGTCGATAACTACCTCAGTTCCAAATATGCTCTAACTACCGCAACGGATAAATATGTTGGAGATAATGCAGCCAATGGCGATTATGACTTGAATGTAGCCGGAATCGGCCAGGAAGCTAACGGCAACAACACCACCGCCACTTCTGCCGACCTGACGATCGCCAACAACACCTATCTGCAAGATAATGGCGACTATCTGCTCTTCGGTCACAATCAAGCCACCAATTCACTGGTCACCACAGATATTCCCACTGGCACCACCAATCGCTGGAACCGAGTTTGGTATCTGGATAAAACGGACACGAATACCAACAACGGCACCGTAGATCTGACCTTTGACTTTTCCGAGTTGGGCAGCACTCCCACCGGAACCTATACGCTACTGTTCCGCAATGGAACCACCGGGGCGTTTTCCGCAGTCGCAGGCGTTACGGCGGGTACTATTAGCGGCAATCAAGTGGTGTTTAGCGGTGTCGATCTCAGCGCCCTTGCAGACGGCTATTACACCTTGGGCTCCGACAGCAGCGCCCCCACCTTATCCTCTGTTAGCATTGCCTCCAACAATGCCAATGACACCAGCTTGGCGAAAGTCGGGGATACGGTAACGGTGACATTCACCGCTTCAGATCCCCTGAGTGGAACGCCGACGGTCACGATTGGCGGACAAACAGCCACCGTCACCAACACCACGGGCAACACTTACGAAGCCACTTATACCCTGACCGATAGCGATACGGAAGGGGCACAGGCGATTAATATCCAGTTTAGCGATGCTGGGGGAAATACGGGAACGGCTACGGCAACCACCGATTCCAGTAGCGTCAGCTTGGATAAAACGGCCCCCAGTTTATCTGCCGTTAGCATTGCCTCGAACAACGCCAATGACACCAGTACCGCTACGGTGGGGGATACGGTAACGGTGACATTCACCGCTTCCGAAACCCTGAGTGGAACGCCCACGGTCACGATTGGCGGACAAACAGCCACCGTCACCAACACCACGGGTAACAGTTACGAAGCCACTTATACCCTGGCGGATGGTGATAGCACAGGGGCACTGGGATTCAATATTAATTTCACTGACGTTGTCGGCAATACAGGAACGAGCGCTGCTACCACTGACTCTAGTAGTGTTACTTTCAACGCCACCCCGGACTCGATCGGACTGGCGTTCGACAATAGTGAAGTCATCACCAATCCCTTGAATTTGGGCTTTACTAAGCTACAGGAGTCGCTGACCGACAGTCTAGGTAAACTGCCGATCGTCGGTGAGAGCGTTCAAACCGCCGTCCCGAATTTTTTCAATAATATTAAAAACCAACTGAGTACCGGGTTATCGGTTTCGCAAGTTTGGGATGCGGCGAAGTTCAAACAGGCGATCCAAGACGCTCTGAGCCAAGATTTTGCCAACGTGACGGTCAGCGAATCCGTCGGTGCAAACGGAGAACTTCAAGCGATCGTCAACCTCAGCCAACAGTACAATCCCACGGTGGGGTTGAACGGTGATTTGGGATTGCCCGGTCTAAAATTGAATGCCCAGGGGGATGCCAACACTAAATTCAACTACGATTTTTCCTTGGGATTGGGTCTCAACGAGCAAGGTCTGTTCTTTGATACCAACAATACAACGTTGAGCCTCAACACTGAAGCGAGTTTAGCCGATAATTTTCAGGGGACATCGGATGTCAGTTTGTTGCCAATTAATTTGGCAAACAACACGAATAATCCGACACAACTGACCGGGGATTTTCAGTTATCCCTGCAAGATTTAACTGCCGATTTAGGCGGCGTCAACGATGGAAAACTGACCTTTAGCGAACTCGACCAAGGCACCTACGATCTTTCCTATCTGATTGACACGACGTTAAATACGAAAGGAACGTTGGGGTTCAAGGCGCGAACTAACCTTGGGGAGAGTGCGGCCATCCCGTCGTATAGCTTCGACCTCAATGCCAATTTCCCGGAGTTAAACTACGCTAACGGTCAGTGGAGTGGGCCGCAGATTCCGAAATTAGCCTTCAACAATATCCAACTTGATTTGGGGACTTTCGTCGCCGACTTTGCCGAACCGGTGATGTCTACGATCGATGATATTATTTCCCCCATCAAACCTCTCCTGACCGTCTTTAATGGCAATATTGAACCCCTGTCTCATTTTGGCATCGTCCGGGAGTTCTTTGACATAAATGAGGATGGGAAGGTAACGCTGATCGAGGTGGGAGCTAAAATCACTGGCAACGACATCGATACTAGCTTTCTCGATTCGTTGGAGTATGTCATTCAAGCGAATAGTCTGCTTGTAGACCTCGCCAATTCAGGGGGAAATATTACGATTGATTTGGGTGACTACGAACTCGATTTCGACCCCACGAATCCGAATGCCGAGCTCAAAAATGCTCCGAAAACCCAAGTCAAAACGACGGCATCTTCTTTGGAGCAGGCTAAGTCGAACAGCACAACTCAGGAATTGTTTAACCTGTTTGGC from Oxynema aestuarii AP17 harbors:
- a CDS encoding REP-associated tyrosine transposase; the protein is MNLETTISASRKARRERNLWQRRFWEHRVRDEQEFAAYCDYIHINPVKHGLCKSPTDWP
- a CDS encoding DUF4347 domain-containing protein, which translates into the protein MLKMSGPTDKRSHGICDRSSKTVKELVIVDAQVEQWEILASGVRPECEVVVLHPHEDGIQQIAALLTADRPDGIQSGSLSTIHIISHGSADTLYLGNSILNRETLETLYSQAIQQWRQVLSDNAHILIYGCNVAAIDADASSQTSLLSLLRELTGANIAASSTAIGNAAQGGNWNLDYSTDPKQPALAFLPEVMANYPAVLGKGPGGVGTTDGTSTLELWLKGDAGVTQTANAVSAWGDQSGNGVSLDQPTAASQPTYNATGLNNQPTLTFDGTDDYLETAFNANLNSPQFDLFVVTKATGGAGTFRSVITSREVTPEARGYSLYAADVNTWQHWTGDGAAAWVKGGSSPVTADSWEVIAGNYDGTTQRTFTNGAEVDSIATTYPPNTSNPTRIGAGFRAGDPSLDFYLPGEIAEVLIYSNALNTAERTIVDNYLSSKYALTTATDKYVGDNAANGDYDLNVAGIGQEANGNNTTATSADLTIANNTYLQDNGDYLLFGHNQATNSLVTTDIPTGTTNRWNRVWYLDKTDTNTNNGTVDLTFDFSELGSTPTGTYTLLFRNGTTGAFSAVAGVTAGTISGNQVVFSGVDLSALADGYYTLGSDSSAPTLSSVSIASNNANDTSLAKVGDTVTVTFTASDPLSGTPTVTIGGQTATVTNTTGNTYEATYTLTDSDTEGAQAINIQFSDAGGNTGTATATTDSSSVSLDKTAPSLSAVSIASNNANDTSTATVGDTVTVTFTASETLSGTPTVTIGGQTATVTNTTGNSYEATYTLADGDSTGALGFNINFTDVVGNTGTSAATTDSSSVTFNATPDSIGLAFDNSEVITNPLNLGFTKLQESLTDSLGKLPIVGESVQTAVPNFFNNIKNQLSTGLSVSQVWDAAKFKQAIQDALSQDFANVTVSESVGANGELQAIVNLSQQYNPTVGLNGDLGLPGLKLNAQGDANTKFNYDFSLGLGLNEQGLFFDTNNTTLSLNTEASLADNFQGTSDVSLLPINLANNTNNPTQLTGDFQLSLQDLTADLGGVNDGKLTFSELDQGTYDLSYLIDTTLNTKGTLGFKARTNLGESAAIPSYSFDLNANFPELNYANGQWSGPQIPKLAFNNIQLDLGTFVADFAEPVMSTIDDIISPIKPLLTVFNGNIEPLSHFGIVREFFDINEDGKVTLIEVGAKITGNDIDTSFLDSLEYVIQANSLLVDLANSGGNITIDLGDYELDFDPTNPNAELKNAPKTQVKTTASSLEQAKSNSTTQELFNLFGKMDGLSFPILTPDNSVDLLLGKEDVTLFAYKLPDLDFEFNLGEEFPIFSIPVVNVGVNGTFGIDLAATSNLGFGFDTYGLAEWKKSGGTDYSKIFDGFYVSDRQNADGTGDDVHELKLTGGINLGGGVNVALAKAYLTGGLEANIKFDLLDVGEGEFSSSQFDGLREEVRAVLNEYSHLGVDPNLADDLNMNAENLYEEGKAKIREPAGSSVSAENVDTVRNEMWWKVHDVLGKVYNSSVEKALGTGDGKIRASEITSRISRPLSLFAINGDLKAVLDFVAEYYVPLSWYTAYEKRLAEVTLAEFRLGDYTSNKSRAIDPYISGGFVFFDANFNEVFDEDTEPFALTNPDGSFELDIQLDSFDLNGNGTIDPTEGQIILNEGVDASTYLPLVTPLTSIPGSEVVTPLTTMIAWLVEDGLDPASAENQVKTALGLPAEVNLSTYDPLFAIANGDPNGVAVFAAMIQVQNTIVQTAKLIEGGSDIAVVQLGHAAISGIAKFLKSNSSVDLTQLETIEAIVQDAISFSPSFGSEGNTVNAEQISSVASAAAEVMALGNQIVQELSTSGLPLTDIATEITKMQAVAVGQIAVGLPELAAGTLPVEEFLANNTKEAIEQKMAEVRVADPTVRPTFPSFNIEVDPAGPQLEDPSELSPWLPQQLLTNNDGEQLSDDKQIETAQPRKLSILLFDPAYYLAENVDVADAVANGTVRSAAEHFSLFGLAEGRSPSEVFTNLYLANNPDVADAVTNGSFRSAFQHFIKFGFAEGRFPSDLFKDFEMFYVSQNADAAEAIANGTYSNGLEHLVSVGFAEGRNPFVQFEMLTQTFDAKYYLSQNADVADAVENGIFRNAMEHFIYFGLSEGRNPSLAFSNPIYLANNPDVESAINEGSFASGYAHYLMHGFAEGRIGGAIAVNARTNFNLGDRALLTEQETDLLTGMDENTINSDLGDVDQLIGQPGAETFILGDANQAYYLNSADAVSGKEYAIVTNFDTSEDIIQLQGVSADYELAASPAGIPSGTAIYRNEGDSKDLIAVVQDVSELSLQSDYFSFV